One genomic segment of Sminthopsis crassicaudata isolate SCR6 chromosome 2, ASM4859323v1, whole genome shotgun sequence includes these proteins:
- the LOC141552548 gene encoding tripartite motif-containing protein 43-like: MHRSSSNTCAATKALDVSVTDELWRAQRRGLGGTGAAADAALRAPLPARALPYKRTRQEGRARVLFHRFWEVRGLLFPRTLPGAPKFQNRGPEFESLAVAHRVLHEDKPAAIVKFLQELQSEITCSTCSICRGYFCEPVTIGCGHSFCQACLSSSWRVGAPTFSCPECRQVSQGRELQLVNWRLAELTELGKELSSKILQSTQGQSQCVTHKKLFKLFCEEDQTALCVTCVESPEHGAHKIAPVQEAADKYRRELQHIHSRLEEHLEEGEQLLAQVKRPAIDWDWIIRGEFFQLHQLLMEEEKRCLDRMRQDQKASQDRLSQHIQSLQELMQELQEAGRQANLDLLQDAKQLLGRSEAVLAQRAKAVTPELREYPIPGLIQMLHRFRVDLTMDATSAASCVSVSEDLKSAKAREDWPEETEDPSCHAVLAGQAFSSGSQYWEVDVTQLPQWVLGIYTPYLRRKRARDMDSCDFAFLLRCVKKEGEYYLQTYPGPLNHRIKGPLPRVGVFLEYSPGTLAFYNVLQSSLIYKFHSIPFTDPVQPIFSPGPPLPGTKPGPMTVCAVGSHLGACCYSYP, from the exons ATGCATCGCTCCAGTTCCAACACCTGCGCTGCCACAAAAGCCCTGGACGTGTCCGTCACGGACGAGCTTTGGAGAGCTCAGAGAAGAGGTCTCGGGGGAACCGGAGCTGCAGCTGACGCCGCCCTCCGCGCCCCTCTCCCAGCTCGGGCCTTGCCCTACAAGCGAACGAGACAGGAGGGAAGAGCACGAGTTCTTTTCCATCGCTTCTGGGAGGTCCGGGGGCTTTTATTTCCAAGGACGCTCCCAGGAGCCCCCAAATTTCAaaatagaggacctgagttcgaatccttGGCGGTAGCGCACAGAGTATTACATGAAGATAAG CCAGCTGCTATTGTAAAATTTCTGCAGGAACTGCAGAGTGAGATCACCTGTAGCACCTGTAGCATCTGCAGGGGCTACTTCTGTGAGCCTGTCACCATTGGGTGCGGGCACAGTTTCTGTCAAGCTTGTCTCTCCTCCAGCTGGAGAGTTGGAGCCCCAACTTTCTCCTGTCCCGAATGCAGGCAAGTTTCCCAGGGCAGGGAACTCCAGTTGGTGAACTGGCGCCTAGCAGAGTTGACTGAGCTGGGCAAAGAGCTCAGCTCCAAGATTTTGCAGAGCACTCAAGGACAGAGCCAGTGTGTCACTCACAAGAAACTCTTCAAACTGTTCTGTGAGGAGGACCAGACAGCCCTGTGTGTGACATGTGTTGAAAGCCCAGAGCATGGGGCTCACAAAATCGCCCCCGTGCAAGAGGCTGCTGACAAATACAGAAGGGAGCTTCAGCACATTCATAGTCGTTTGGAGGAACATCTGGAGGAAGGTGAGCAACTTCTTGCTCAGGTGAAGAGACCTGCTATTGACTGGGACTGGATAATCAGGGGAGAATTCTTCCAACTTCACCAGTTACTGATGGAGGAAGAGAAGCGATGCCTTGACAGGATGAGGCAAGACCAGAAGGCCAGCCAGGACAGACTCTCCCAGCACATACAGAGCCTACAGGAACTCATGCAAGAGCTGCAGGAAGCGGGCCGCCAAGCCAATCTGGATCTGCTGCAAGATGCCAAGCAGCTGCTGGGGAGGAGCGAGGCTGTGTTGGCCCAAAGGGCCAAGGCTGTCACCCCAGAACTGAGAGAATATCCCATCCCTGGCCTGATCCAGATGCTCCACAGATTCCGAGTGGACCTCACCATGGACGCCACATCAGCTGCTTCCTGTGTTTCTGTTTCTGAGGACCTCAAGAGTGCCAAGGCTAGAGAGGACTGGCCAGAGGAGACTGAGGACCCTTCTTGCCATGCTGTGCTTGCTGGGCAAGCCTTCAGCTCGGGCAGTCAGTACTGGGAGGTGGATGTGACTCAACTGCCTCAGTGGGTCCTGGGGATCTACACCCCCTACTTGAGGAGGAAAAGGGCCAGGGACATGGACTCCTGTGACTTTGCTTTCTTGCTTCGCTGTGTCAAGAAAGAAGGAGAATACTATTTACAGACCTATCCTGGGCCACTGAACCATCGAATCAAAGGCCCTCTACCTCGGGTTGGGGTGTTCTTGGAATATTCCCCTGGGACTCTGGCCTTTTACAATGTACTCCAAAGTTCCCTTATTTATAAATTCCATTCTATTCCCTTCACAGACCCCGTCCAGCCCATCTTTTCCCCTGGCCCCCCACTTCCAGGAACAAAGCCTGGTCCCATGACTGTGTGTGCAGTGGGCTCTCATCTTGGAGCTTGCTGCTATTCCTATCCATGA